The following coding sequences lie in one Mesorhizobium sp. NZP2298 genomic window:
- a CDS encoding DUF1127 domain-containing protein, whose translation MFHYLKRVSIGLRARRAERALHELPDHILKDIGIRRGAIAHAVREHFKDRLV comes from the coding sequence ATGTTTCACTACCTGAAGCGCGTTTCGATCGGTCTGAGAGCACGCAGGGCCGAGAGGGCTTTGCACGAACTGCCTGACCACATCCTGAAGGACATAGGCATTCGCCGCGGTGCGATCGCACATGCTGTTCGGGAACACTTCAAGGACCGTCTCGTCTGA
- a CDS encoding nickel-binding protein encodes MNLFVIRRPSAWASLQELEAAGAKSAKVAKEQMSGTVSWIRSYVVHEPDGRIGTFCIYEAKDGEAIRDHAKRVGMPGEEFYPVADTVIIRNDPMTAAA; translated from the coding sequence ATGAACCTGTTTGTTATCCGCCGCCCCAGCGCTTGGGCATCACTGCAGGAACTCGAAGCCGCCGGCGCCAAATCGGCAAAGGTCGCCAAGGAACAGATGTCGGGTACGGTCAGCTGGATCCGCAGCTATGTCGTGCACGAACCCGATGGCCGCATCGGCACCTTCTGCATCTACGAGGCCAAAGACGGCGAGGCCATCCGCGATCACGCCAAGCGCGTTGGCATGCCCGGTGAGGAATTTTACCCGGTCGCCGACACGGTCATCATTCGCAATGATCCGATGACAGCGGCCGCCTGA